From the Flavimarina sp. Hel_I_48 genome, one window contains:
- a CDS encoding B12-binding domain-containing radical SAM protein, giving the protein MRPKILFITPPFTQLNTAYPATAYLKGFLETHEVPVVHVDLSIELFTSIFTGAFLRAVFEEAAELAQDHYPKVRELKEHYISRVDTVIGFLQKQDLKTAHQLLKPGFLPQGHRLINVNTTIKWAAGEEGILDKAKHYGTLFIEELGDYIHANVDEFFAFTKYAEQLSASASSFDQLDEFLSYQPTLIEEQMLDLLVAHIEKEEPDLVCFTIPFPGNLFAALRCSQFIKQLFPEIKVAFGGGYCNTELRSLSDPRIFEFIDFICLDDGEGPLLKLVGYLEGSLAMADLERTFLLENEQVLYKNKLPNTIYHHRTLPAPDYSGLPFDKYVSFLDVVNPMHRMWTDARWNKLTISHGCYWKQCSFCDVSLDYIGTYQNTTASALVDKIEKVIKDTGITGFHFVDEAAPPKMLRALSHELLTRNLKITWWTNIRFEKTFDFELCQLMAESGCIAVTGGLEVASDRLLAKMKKGVDIAQVTRVTHNFSQTGIMVHAYLMYGFPTQTEQETIDALEVVRQLFEHNCIQSAFWHQFTTTAHSPIGKNPEAFGIEVTGPDFEGFAQNDLYHNDPQGADHPKYTQGLNSALNAYLNNTGYAKNLQNWFDFPIPEISISRDLIKRYLAENRSKETTRVH; this is encoded by the coding sequence ATGCGTCCCAAAATCCTTTTTATTACGCCACCCTTTACGCAGTTAAATACCGCGTATCCTGCAACGGCCTATCTTAAAGGTTTTCTGGAAACGCATGAGGTTCCCGTAGTGCATGTTGATCTGAGTATTGAGCTGTTTACGTCGATTTTTACGGGAGCTTTTTTACGGGCAGTATTTGAAGAGGCCGCGGAGTTAGCGCAGGATCACTATCCTAAGGTCAGGGAACTGAAAGAGCATTATATCTCAAGGGTGGATACGGTCATTGGCTTTTTGCAAAAGCAGGACCTTAAAACTGCGCACCAACTCCTTAAACCCGGTTTTTTACCACAAGGGCACCGATTGATCAACGTCAATACCACGATCAAATGGGCTGCCGGTGAAGAAGGGATTCTGGATAAGGCAAAGCATTATGGTACCCTTTTTATTGAGGAACTGGGCGATTATATACACGCTAACGTAGATGAGTTTTTCGCATTTACCAAGTATGCCGAGCAACTGAGTGCTTCGGCGAGCAGTTTTGATCAGCTTGATGAGTTTTTAAGTTACCAGCCAACGCTTATCGAGGAACAAATGCTGGACCTTCTGGTGGCGCATATTGAAAAGGAGGAGCCTGATTTGGTTTGTTTTACGATTCCGTTTCCCGGAAATTTGTTTGCCGCCTTGCGCTGTTCACAATTTATAAAACAGCTGTTTCCGGAAATTAAAGTCGCCTTTGGCGGCGGCTATTGCAATACCGAATTGCGTTCCCTCAGCGATCCTCGTATTTTTGAATTTATCGATTTTATTTGCCTTGATGACGGGGAAGGTCCGCTTTTAAAACTGGTAGGCTATCTGGAAGGAAGTCTTGCTATGGCAGATTTAGAACGTACGTTTTTACTTGAAAATGAACAGGTGCTCTACAAGAATAAACTGCCCAATACGATTTACCACCACCGCACCTTACCGGCTCCTGATTATTCCGGTTTGCCCTTTGATAAGTACGTGTCTTTTCTGGATGTGGTAAACCCGATGCACCGTATGTGGACGGATGCCCGCTGGAATAAACTCACCATCTCGCACGGGTGTTACTGGAAACAATGTTCGTTTTGTGATGTGAGCCTGGATTATATCGGTACTTATCAAAACACAACCGCAAGCGCTTTAGTTGATAAAATCGAAAAAGTTATTAAGGATACCGGTATTACGGGTTTTCACTTTGTGGATGAAGCGGCACCTCCAAAAATGTTGCGGGCGCTTTCTCATGAATTGCTTACGCGAAACCTTAAAATCACATGGTGGACGAATATTCGGTTTGAAAAGACGTTTGATTTTGAATTGTGTCAGTTGATGGCGGAGTCTGGCTGTATTGCCGTAACCGGCGGACTGGAAGTGGCTTCAGACCGATTGCTGGCGAAGATGAAAAAAGGGGTGGATATCGCTCAGGTTACGCGGGTCACGCATAATTTTTCCCAAACTGGTATTATGGTGCACGCTTACCTGATGTATGGTTTTCCCACCCAGACCGAGCAGGAGACCATTGATGCGCTGGAGGTGGTACGCCAGCTTTTTGAACATAATTGTATTCAGTCTGCTTTTTGGCATCAGTTTACCACAACCGCCCACAGTCCTATTGGTAAAAATCCGGAGGCTTTTGGAATAGAAGTGACCGGGCCTGATTTTGAAGGTTTTGCACAAAACGATTTGTATCATAACGATCCGCAGGGTGCTGATCATCCTAAATATACACAGGGATTAAACAGCGCCTTGAATGCGTATTTAAACAACACCGGCTACGCTAAAAATCTACAAAATTGGTTTGACTTTCCCATCCCGGAAATCAGTATTTCCAGGGATCTTATCAAAAGGTATTTAGCTGAAAATAGGTCTAAAGAAACCACTCGAGTGCATTAA
- a CDS encoding cellulase family glycosylhydrolase — MNLFNVQRFLMAMVLFVATISCANDDVEVVAAQSLDFSITPSEISFDPNGGNTLININTETDWELTVANDWLTVSSNKGSKAEKITLKALMNSDTIARNSVLSLKSGDSSQDIQVNQAAAVPADDNTITYAIPADSTGMSSLPAVEFASQMHIGWNVGNSLEAVGGETAWGNPMITEQLIDAVQAAGFDAVRIPVSWSQFSNEAEFTIQDSWLDRVQEVVDYALANDMYVIMNEHWDGGWMQPTRADQEYVNTRLEAMWTQIATHFREYGDHLLFAGTNEVMVEGDYSTPTEDYYTVQNSFNQTFVDAVRATGGKNVYRYLVVQGFNTNIDHTVNYAEIPEDVVAGKLMMEVHYYDPFNFTLNQDSTITQWGNDAEDPTKVESWANESHVDSQFQRMKTTFIDEGVAVILGEYGAISHTEIEGHDAYRNYYLQYVTQTAKANGLVPFYWDNGFAGNYGFALFNRAEGTIIEPELITTLINAAQ, encoded by the coding sequence ATGAATCTATTTAACGTACAGCGGTTTTTAATGGCAATGGTGCTATTCGTAGCAACTATATCCTGCGCTAATGATGATGTCGAAGTCGTGGCAGCGCAAAGTCTTGATTTTTCGATAACGCCTTCAGAGATCAGTTTCGACCCAAACGGTGGAAACACACTCATAAATATCAATACAGAGACTGACTGGGAACTCACAGTAGCAAATGACTGGCTGACAGTATCTTCTAATAAAGGATCCAAGGCCGAGAAAATTACCTTGAAAGCATTGATGAATAGCGATACAATCGCAAGAAATTCAGTACTAAGCTTAAAATCTGGCGATTCTTCACAAGATATTCAGGTGAATCAGGCAGCGGCAGTTCCGGCAGATGATAACACAATCACATACGCAATACCAGCAGATAGCACGGGAATGAGCAGTCTGCCGGCTGTAGAATTTGCCAGTCAGATGCATATAGGCTGGAATGTGGGAAATTCACTTGAAGCAGTGGGTGGTGAAACTGCCTGGGGCAACCCGATGATCACTGAACAATTAATTGATGCAGTACAGGCGGCCGGTTTTGATGCAGTGCGTATACCGGTATCCTGGAGCCAATTTTCAAACGAAGCTGAATTTACCATTCAAGATAGCTGGTTAGATCGCGTGCAGGAAGTTGTAGATTATGCACTGGCCAATGATATGTACGTTATTATGAATGAGCATTGGGATGGTGGATGGATGCAGCCAACAAGGGCTGATCAGGAATATGTAAATACACGTCTGGAAGCGATGTGGACACAAATCGCAACCCACTTTAGGGAGTATGGGGATCATTTGCTGTTTGCCGGTACCAATGAGGTTATGGTAGAAGGTGATTACAGTACGCCCACTGAAGACTATTATACCGTTCAAAACAGTTTTAACCAGACATTTGTTGACGCTGTGCGGGCTACAGGAGGTAAAAATGTATATAGATATCTAGTCGTTCAGGGTTTTAATACAAACATTGATCATACCGTAAATTACGCAGAAATCCCCGAAGATGTAGTTGCTGGGAAATTAATGATGGAAGTTCATTACTACGACCCTTTCAATTTTACTTTAAATCAGGATAGCACCATAACGCAGTGGGGAAATGATGCTGAAGATCCTACCAAAGTTGAAAGTTGGGCGAATGAATCCCATGTAGATAGCCAGTTTCAAAGGATGAAAACTACATTTATAGATGAAGGAGTAGCAGTCATCCTGGGCGAATATGGTGCAATTTCCCACACGGAAATAGAAGGGCATGATGCTTATCGCAACTATTACCTTCAATATGTTACACAAACGGCAAAAGCTAATGGACTCGTGCCCTTTTACTGGGATAATGGTTTTGCGGGGAACTATGGTTTTGCGCTTTTTAACCGCGCAGAAGGAACGATTATTGAGCCAGAACTCATTACAACCTTAATAAACGCCGCTCAATAA